In Epinephelus lanceolatus isolate andai-2023 chromosome 13, ASM4190304v1, whole genome shotgun sequence, the following are encoded in one genomic region:
- the plg gene encoding plasminogen, whose translation MDLYKLAFLLGALICTVSGTEQDGYAKTEGAWILSLQRRMYSANTVADCAAKCDAETSFTCRSFIYNEKDQECYTAGANSKTETVLRRSSTALYEKKTYLLECVNGVGTDYRGTKSKTKTGKICQRWEANYPHRPNMTPKSYPRADLESNLCRNPDSDSGGPWCYTTDSNTRWEHCNVPSCTEDCIHCSGEDYRGKISTTENGFTCQRWDSQQPHNHGYIPSALPEKYLEENYCRNPDGDPKPWCFTTSPSKRWDFCNIPRCTSEAPTIVPELTCATGEGGAYRGTIAVTESGKTCQSWSAQTPHKHNRTPENYPCKGLENNYCRNPDNERMPWCYTTDDGTRWEYCKVPSCGDAAGPDEPVIPPEEEDCYEEDGTNYRGVTSETISGKRCQSWSSMTPHSHKKTPQNFPKADLRRNLCRNPDGDRAPWCYTTDPSVRWEYCNLEKCPTTPSVGATTTKPPNPSTPTRTPPEKDCKIGNGVTYRGPTSITVLGVTCQAWSAQSPHTHNSFTPQSHPTKGLEGNSCRNPDGDVNGPWCYTTDRNKKWDYCQIPDCAGMDCGTPVVKPKRCFGRIVGGCVSKAHSWPWQISLRTNMGIHFCGGTLIHPQWVLTAAHCLERSKRPAAYKILLGVHTESATEPSKQDRNLEKLILGPNGADIALLKLQSPAIINDKVLPACLPEKDFIVPSGTECYVTGWGETQGTGGVGVLKETGFPVIENKICNRPSYLNGRVKDHEMCAGNIEGGTDSCQGDSGGPLVCNAQNRYVLQGVTSWGLGCANAMKPGVYARVSKFIDWIDRTIKAN comes from the exons ATGGACCTGTACAAACTAGCTTTCCTTTTGGGGGCCCTGATCTGCACTG TTAGTGGTACTGAGCAGGACGGATACGCCAAAACTGAAGGAGCATGGATCCTCTCGCTGCAGAGGCGAATGTATTCGGCAAACACTGTGGCTGACTGTGCCGCCAAATGTGATGCTGAAACATCCTTCACATGCAG GTCTTTCATATATAATGAAAAGGACCAAGAGTGTTACACAGCAGGAGCAAACTCTAAAACAGAGACGGTCCTGCGCAGAAGCAGCACAGcgttatatgaaaaaaaaa CATACCTCCTGGAGTGTGTAAATGGAGTAGGAACAGATTACAGAGGAACAAagtccaaaacaaaaacaggaaagatATGTCAGAGATGGGAAGCAAATTACCCACACAGGCCTAA CATGACACCAAAGTCATATCCTCGAGCAGACCTTGAGTCTAACCTCTGCAGAAACCCTGATTCAGACAGCGGGGGACCCTGGTGTTACACCACTGACTCCAACACCCGCTGGGAACACTGCAATGTACCCAGCTGCACTG AGGACTGTATACACTGCAGTGGTGAGGACTACAGAGGGAAAATATCCACTACAGAAAACGGATTCACCTGCCAACGCTGGGACTCCCAGCAACCTCACAACCACGGCTACATCCCCAGCGC TCTTCCAGAGAAGTATCTTGAGGAGAACTATTGCAGAAACCCCGATGGAGACCCCAAACCATGGTGCTTCACCACCAGCCCATCCAAACGATGGGACTTCTGCAACATACCCCGCTGCA CATCCGAGGCTCCCACCATCGTCCCAGAGCTGACCTGTGCCACCGGTGAAGGTGGAGCGTACAGAGGCACGATTGCTGTGACTGAATCTGGCAAAACCTGCCAGAGCTGGTCGGCTCAGAcgccacacaaacacaaccgCACGCCAGAGAACTACCCCTGCAA AGGCCTGGAAAACAACTACTGTCGTAACCCCGACAACGAGAGGATGCCCTGGTGTTATACCACTGACGATGGAACTCGCTGGGAGTACTGCAAGGTGCCGAGCTGTGGGGATGCAGCTGGACCAG ATGAGCCAGTGATCCCcccagaggaggaggactgcTATGAGGAGGATGGGACAAATTACCGTGGCGTAACATCAGAGACAATCAGTGGAAAAAGATGTCAAAGCTGGAGCTCCATGACTCCTCACAGCCACAAAAAAACTCCACAGAACTTCCCTAAAGC GGACCTCAGGAGGAATCTGTGCAGAAACCCTGACGGAGACCGAGCTCCCTGGTGTTACACCACAGACCCCAGTGTCCGCTGGGAGTACTGCAACTTGGAGAAATGCCCCACCACTCCTTCAGTAGGCGCAACCACAACGAAACCTCCAAATCCCTCCACCCCCACCCGGACCCCACCAGAGAAAG ACTGCAAGATTGGAAATGGAGTTACGTACCGTGGTCCAACCTCTATCACTGTTCTGGGCGTGACCTGCCAGGCCTGGAGTGCTCAGAgcccgcacacacacaacagcttCACCCCACAATCTCACCCCACCAAGGGTCTGGAAGGAAAT AGCTGCAGAAACCCAGATGGCGATGTGAACGGACCGTGGTGCTACACTACAGACAGGAACAAGAAATGGGACTACTGTCAGATCCCCGACTGCG CTGGAATGGACTGTGGGACGCCAGTTGTCAAACCAAAGCGCTGTTTCGGTCGGATCGTGGGAGGATGCGTGTCTAAAGCTCACTCGTGGCCCTGGCAAATCAGCCTCAGGACCAA TATGGGAATTCATTTCTGTGGAGGAACTCTGATTCACCCTCAGTGGGTCCTTACTGCTGCACACTGCCTGGAGAG GTCCAAACGGCCGGCAGCCTACAAGATACTCCTGGGTGTCCACACGGAGAGCGCCACTGAGCCGTCGAAACAGGACAGGAACCTGGAGAAACTGATACTGGGACCCAACGGAGCCGACATCGCCCTGCTCAAACTGCAGAG CCCCGCAATAATAAATGACAAAGTCCTGCCAGCTTGTCTGCCAGAGAAGGACTTCATTGTTCCCAGTGGAACCGAGTGTTATGTGACCGGATGGGGTGAAACTCAAG GTACCGGAGGTGTGGGTGTCCTGAAGGAAACTGGTTTCCCTGTGATCGAGAACAAGATCTGTAATCGTCCATCATACCTCAACGGCAGAGTCAAAGACCACGAGATGTGTGCCGGAAACATTGAGGGAGGAACAGACAGCTGCCAG GGTGACAGCGGTGGTCCTCTGGTGTGTAATGCCCAGAACAGGTACGTCCTACAGGGTGTGACATCATGGGGTCTGGGATGCGCCAATGCCATGAAACCTGGCGTCTACGCCCGAGTCTCCAAGTTCATTGACTGGATCGACAGAACCATCAAAGCCAATTAA